In a genomic window of Zingiber officinale cultivar Zhangliang chromosome 9B, Zo_v1.1, whole genome shotgun sequence:
- the LOC122024796 gene encoding U-box domain-containing protein 27-like, with protein MGRKEERPGQALEVKVPNLFRCPISLDVMRSPVSLCTGVTYDRASIQRWLESGNTTCPATMLPLPSTDLIPNLTVQRLIHIWSASASAAASASSPSAVLTRRVASDLLREINSSAADHDTVPALRKLADFFSSVEVDEIDKNDLVNAGGCPTVLAPLLLRKDSKLEVSAAVARVLALILTSDVVTEGNKKIVVSTLVSDLHRSISALVRLLRDEERIESRIDAAWVLDAIVAAAASDAEAKMLIAENEEMIGELVRLIEPADEKGTAMDCRAVEAGLGCLDGISSAKRARPRMVRLGIVEVLTRVLGADPAVSTPVAAGKALRIMEAVAGCAEGRAAICEEGAAAVSAVVRRMVKTGREGAEAAVAVLWSVCHAFRDRRAAEALAAAEGGATKLLLVMQSGCSPAARQMAADLLKISRVNSKSCLAGYDTKTTHITPF; from the coding sequence ATGGGGAGAAAGGAAGAGAGGCCCGGGCAGGCGTTGGAGGTGAAGGTACCGAACCTATTCCGGTGCCCCATATCGCTGGACGTGATGCGGTCACCTGTGAGCCTGTGCACCGGAGTAACTTACGACCGTGCCTCCATCCAACGGTGGCTTGAATCGGGAAACACCACGTGTCCGGCCACGATGCTCCCCCTCCCTTCCACCGACCTCATCCCCAACCTCACCGTTCAGCGCCTGATCCACATCTGgtccgcctccgcctccgccgcCGCCTCCGCCTCCTCACCATCCGCTGTCCTCACTCGCCGGGTCGCCAGCGACCTCCTCCGAGAGATCAACTCCTCGGCCGCCGATCACGACACGGTCCCCGCTCTCCGCAAGCTCGCGGACTTCTTCTCCAGCGTCGAGGTCGATGAGATCGACAAGAACGACCTCGTCAACGCCGGTGGATGCCCCACAGTCCTCGCCCCCCTTCTCCTGCGGAAAGATTCCAAGCTGGAGGTCTCGGCGGCGGTGGCGAGGGTTCTCGCCTTGATCTTGACTTCCGATGTCGTCACGGAGGGCAATAAGAAGATTGTGGTTTCCACTCTCGTTTCAGATCTCCATCGCTCGATTTCGGCTCTGGTGCGGCTTTTGAGGGATGAGGAGCGCATCGAGTCGCGGATCGATGCGGCATGGGTCCTCGATGCAATCGTAGCCGCCGCCGCGTCCGACGCGGAAGCCAAGATGTTGATCGCCGAAAATGAGGAGATGATCGGAGAGCTTGTCCGGCTCATCGAACCGGCCGATGAGAAGGGGACTGCAATGGATTGCCGGGCAGTCGAGGCGGGCTTAGGGTGCCTGGATGGGATCTCTTCGGCGAAGCGTGCCCGGCCGCGGATGGTGCGGCTGGGGATCGTGGAGGTGCTGACTCGGGTGTTGGGTGCAGATCCCGCAGTGTCGACGCCTGTGGCAGCAGGGAAAGCGCTGCGAATAATGGAGGCGGTTGCCGGGTGCGCCGAGGGCCGGGCGGCGATCTGTGAAGAAGGTGCAGCGGCGGTGTCGGCGGTCGTGAGGAGGATGGTCAAGACAGGGAGAGAGGGGGCGGAGGCGGCGGTGGCTGTGCTGTGGAGCGTGTGCCACGCATTTCGAGACCGTCGGGCAGCTGAAGCACTGGCGGCGGCCGAGGGAGGGGCGACGAAGCTGCTTCTCGTAATGCAGAGTGGGTGCTCGCCGGCGGCGAGGCAGATGGCGGCGGACTTGCTTAAGATCTCCCGGGTGAACTCCAAGAGCTGCCTCGCGGGGTACGATACCAAGACCACCCACATCACTCCTTTCTGA